The following are encoded together in the Xiphophorus hellerii strain 12219 chromosome 3, Xiphophorus_hellerii-4.1, whole genome shotgun sequence genome:
- the mcl1b gene encoding induced myeloid leukemia cell differentiation protein Mcl-1b, with translation MTANSTNALNYLIFSQNGVGNGQTHYDQGLGVPEVAMGSSVESLHSPKDPFMKRPTNLGVNGYVAKSLPTSSDDSDQGSLPCTPAQHPDSEKDATAVGASNQVLDNDTMELISSFLRDFTGLSKCRWSQNKALSTMKRVVEDLLSKHKYAYNGMVNRLALDNEPDDMEFVTEIAESLFSDGITNWGRIASLVTFGAAVCQRLKERGREHCVELVSRKISTYLLANQRDWLAKNNSWEGFVEFFRVSDPESTVRNTLMAVVGVAGIGATLAFLIR, from the exons atgacagCTAATTCGACAAACGCGTTAAACTATctcattttttctcaaaatggaGTCGGGAATGGACAAACACACTACGACCAGGGACTCGGTGTGCCTGAAGTCGCAATGGGCTCCAGTGTAGAATCTCTTCATTCGCCTAAGGATCCCTTCATGAAACGCCCGACGAATCTCGGAGTGAATGGATATGTTGCGAAAAGCCTTCCGACGAGCAGCGACGACAGCGACCAAGGCTCTCTGCCATGCACCCCGGCGCAGCACCCAGACAGTGAAAAAGACGCGACGGCCGTAGGTGCGAGCAACCAAGTGCTGGATAACGACACAATGGAGCTTATTAGCAGTTTTCTGAGAGACTTTACGGGACTTTCAAAGTGTCGGTGGAGTCAAAATAAAGCTCTATCTACGATGAAAAGGGTGGTGGAGGACCTTTTGTCGAAGCACAAATATGCATACAATG GTATGGTCAATAGGCTTGCTCTGGATAACGAGCCGGACGACATGGAGTTTGTTACGGAAATAGCAGAGAGTCTCTTTTCAGACGGGATCACCAACTGGGGTCGGATCGCCAGCCTGGTGACGTTCGGGGCTGCGGTGTGTCAGCGCCTGAAGGAGAGGGGCAGAGAGCACTGCGTGGAGCTGGTGAGCCGGAAAATATCCACGTATCTTCTGGCAAACCAGCGGGACTGGCTAGCAAAAAACAACTCATGG gAGGGCTTTGTGGAGTTCTTTAGAGTATCGGACCCGGAGTCTACAGTGAGGAACACGCTGATGGCGGTTGTGGGGGTCGCTGGTATTGGGGCCACCCTAGCCTTTCTTATCAGGTGA